A window from Triticum aestivum cultivar Chinese Spring chromosome 6D, IWGSC CS RefSeq v2.1, whole genome shotgun sequence encodes these proteins:
- the LOC123141925 gene encoding aspartic proteinase nepenthesin-1-like, with product MARLLVALVCAYLTTTVGASLRLELSRLEAKASSLATVRRAIAPVRWRQGWHVTEYRIGDPPQPVQSIIDVGSGLVWTQSATCHPRCISQDLDCYNPDRSRSAHSVPCDNRTLCAAAHAGRCTGHNAACTIMAKNGAEGIELWDLAGDLGVDVFTFGSEKVTIAFGRMREIKLFKPEILGGASGVIGLGKGPLSLVSQLGHTKFSYCFTEDVNATSHLVIGSSAVLGDGPVTSIPFVVNPSEEPYNTLYYVPLIGLSVGNVRLAIPTAAFNMRRASPWLWTGGTIIDSCIETMFLVDVAYKALRQEVARQMDSSLLPTTSEWPEYCVDRWDVGAVPPLVLHFGDGADLVLPATNYWMPLADDRTCMVVYSSAERNTTLPMNETTVIGSYMQQDMHVLYDIGKGEISFQAAHCSSM from the coding sequence ATGGCGAGGCTCCTGGTTGCACTGGTGTGTGCGTACTTGACAACGACCGTCGGAGCTAGTCTCCGGCTTGAGCTCAGTCGGCTGGAAGCGAAGGCAAGTTCACTTGCAACCGTGCGTAGGGCGATCGCGCCCGTCCGCTGGAGGCAAGGATGGCACGTCACCGAGTACCGGATCGGCGACCCTCCGCAGCCGGTCCAATCCATTATTGATGTCGGCAGCGGCCTGGTGTGGACGCAGAGCGCGACGTGCCACCCCCGCTGCATCAGCCAGGATCTCGACTGCTACAACCCCGACCGGTCGCGCTCCGCGCACAGCGTGCCTTGCGACAACAGGACGCTGTGCGCCGCGGCGCATGCTGGTCGATGCACGGGCCACAACGCCGCCTGCACCATCATGGCCAAGAACGGCGCCGAAGGCATTGAGCTCTGGGACCTCGCCGGAGATCTCGGCGTGGACGTGTTCACCTTCGGTTCTGAGAAGGTAACAATCGCGTTCGGACGCATGCGTGAGATTAAACTATTCAAGCCAGAGATCTTAGGGGGAGCTTCCGGCGTCATCGGCCTCGGGAAGGGACCGCTCTCGCTGGTCTCCCAGCTCGGGCACACCAAATTCTCCTACTGCTTCACCGAGGACGTCAACGCCACCAGCCACTTGGTCATCGGTTCCTCCGCCGTCCTCGGCGACGGGCCAGTAACATCCATACCGTTCGTCGTCAACCCGAGCGAAGAGCCCTACAACACTTTGTACTACGTACCTCTGATTGGGTTGTCAGTGGGTAACGTCAGACTGGCTATCCCTACCGCGGCGTTCAACATGCGGCGGGCCTCGCCATGGCTGTGGACCGGCGGAACGATCATCGACTCCTGCATCGAGACCATGTTCCTCGTCGACGTGGCATACAAGGCGCTGAGGCAGGAGGTGGCGAGGCAGATGGACAGCAGTCTCCTGCCGACGACGAGCGAGTGGCCGGAGTACTGCGTCGACCGCTGGGATGTGGGTGCGGTGCCGCCTTTAGTGCTGCACTTCGGCGACGGCGCAGACTTGGTGCTGCCAGCGACAAATTACTGGATGCCGCTCGCGGATGACAGGACGTGCATGGTCGTGTACAGCTCGGCGGAGAGGAATACGACGCTGCCGATGAATGAGACGACGGTCATAGGCAGTTACATGCAGCAGGACATGCACGTTCTCTACGACATCGGTAAGGGCGAGATCTCTTTCCAGGCAGCTCACTGCAGCTCCATGTAA